One candidate division WOR-3 bacterium DNA window includes the following coding sequences:
- a CDS encoding PTS system mannose/fructose/sorbose family transporter subunit IID, with protein MQTSWSFYSMQSLGFFVTLFSSLDEEKKKLLLQNRRLFFNTHPYMAGFIIGAVLRALENDGDGEDIKKHITVSQSAFAAYGDMFFWQTLRPGLSILGVIIGLKYGIWGPILFLGIYNIIHLFFRFYGFIAGYQKGWDVVFMLKARAFSILQRAYEALGAFLIGLLPVVLPRNYHTLCIIPVGGIFLILLWKKVAPILILTFVFILIIINLILL; from the coding sequence TTGCAGACTTCCTGGTCTTTCTATTCAATGCAATCGTTGGGATTTTTTGTTACACTATTTAGTAGCCTTGACGAAGAAAAAAAGAAATTATTGCTTCAGAACCGCCGGCTGTTTTTTAATACCCATCCCTACATGGCAGGGTTTATCATCGGTGCAGTATTACGTGCCCTGGAAAACGATGGTGATGGAGAAGATATAAAAAAACATATTACCGTTAGTCAGTCGGCATTTGCTGCCTACGGAGATATGTTTTTCTGGCAGACGCTCCGACCCGGACTATCAATTCTGGGTGTAATAATCGGTTTGAAATACGGGATTTGGGGTCCGATTCTCTTTCTCGGTATCTATAATATAATTCATCTGTTCTTTCGCTTTTACGGATTTATTGCGGGTTATCAGAAAGGTTGGGATGTAGTATTTATGTTGAAAGCGAGGGCATTTTCGATTTTACAGCGGGCTTACGAAGCCTTAGGGGCGTTTCTCATCGGTTTATTACCGGTGGTATTACCGAGAAATTATCACACCCTCTGCATCATCCCGGTTGGAGGTATTTTTTTGATACTCTTGTGGAAAAAGGTGGCACCCATTTTAATCTTGACTTTTGTCTTTATTTTGATAATAATTAACCTGATTCTGCTATGA
- a CDS encoding PTS sugar transporter subunit IIC, whose translation MNIIPLSFLGSLILLDKYAVGEFGFSQPIIAGTIIGALYGDVKSGILIGALFQLIFLANLPIGKDVPPDAQAAGIAGSGAYFIMKKTTQSEPNLMVIFLLGILVAVLGNLLDTLVRRVNEQFFYQFLRDEKRLYFCHFLGLGTSFLRGVVLFLPIFWIVSFLPLTVLKADFNREFLLIIIVALGLANGIYLYLKKESFYFLVLGILCTLAFFVL comes from the coding sequence ATGAATATAATCCCTTTGAGCTTTCTGGGTTCTTTGATTTTGCTCGATAAATATGCGGTTGGTGAATTCGGTTTTTCACAGCCGATCATTGCCGGAACTATCATCGGCGCGTTATATGGGGATGTAAAGTCTGGGATCTTAATCGGGGCATTATTTCAACTGATCTTTCTCGCCAATCTGCCCATTGGTAAGGATGTCCCTCCCGATGCCCAGGCCGCGGGAATTGCCGGCAGTGGGGCATATTTCATTATGAAAAAAACGACCCAAAGTGAGCCGAATTTGATGGTGATATTTCTGCTGGGCATTCTTGTTGCAGTTTTAGGAAACCTGCTGGATACATTGGTGCGCCGAGTGAATGAGCAGTTCTTTTATCAATTTTTGAGAGATGAGAAACGTTTATATTTTTGTCATTTTCTGGGTTTAGGCACTTCCTTTTTGCGGGGAGTGGTGCTTTTCTTACCGATATTCTGGATTGTGAGCTTCCTGCCCCTTACGGTCCTAAAGGCGGATTTCAACCGGGAATTTCTGTTGATTATAATTGTGGCGTTAGGACTGGCAAACGGAATTTATCTCTACCTTAAAAAAGAATCTTTTTATTTTCTCGTTTTAGGCATTTTATGCACCTTGGCTTTTTTCGTCTTATAA